A stretch of Helicobacter pylori oki112 DNA encodes these proteins:
- a CDS encoding alginate lyase family protein gives MKRFVLFLSFMCVCVCVQAYAEQDYFFRDFKSTDLPKKLHLDKKLSQTIQPCAQLNASKHYTSTGVREPDKCTKSFKKSAIMSYDLALGYLVSQNKPYGLKAIEILNAWAKELQSVDTYQSEDNINFYMPYMNMAYWFVKKAFPSPEYEDFIKRMCQYSQSALNTNHGAWGILFDVSSALALDNHALLHNSANRWQDWIFKAIDENGVIASAITRSDTSDYHGGPTKGIKGIAYTNFALLALTISGELLFENGYDLWGSEAGKRLSVAYNKVATWILNPETFPYFQPNLIGVHNNAYFIILAKHYSSPSADELLKQGDLHEDGFRLKLRSL, from the coding sequence ATGAAAAGATTTGTTTTGTTTTTATCATTCATGTGCGTTTGCGTTTGCGTTCAAGCTTACGCCGAGCAAGATTACTTTTTTAGGGATTTTAAATCCACAGATTTGCCCAAAAAACTCCATCTTGATAAAAAGCTCTCCCAAACAATACAGCCATGCGCGCAACTTAACGCATCAAAACACTACACTTCTACCGGGGTTAGAGAGCCTGATAAATGCACAAAGAGTTTTAAAAAATCCGCTATCATGTCCTATGACTTAGCGCTAGGTTATTTAGTGAGCCAAAACAAACCATACGGCTTAAAAGCTATAGAAATTTTAAACGCTTGGGCTAAAGAGCTTCAAAGCGTAGACACTTATCAGAGCGAGGATAATATCAATTTTTACATGCCTTATATGAACATGGCTTATTGGTTTGTCAAAAAGGCGTTTCCTAGCCCAGAATATGAAGATTTTATTAAGCGGATGTGCCAGTATTCTCAATCAGCTCTTAACACTAACCATGGGGCGTGGGGCATTCTTTTTGATGTGAGCTCTGCACTAGCACTAGATAATCATGCTCTTTTGCACAATAGCGCTAATCGGTGGCAGGATTGGATATTTAAAGCCATAGATGAGAATGGGGTTATTGCTAGCGCGATCACTAGGAGCGATACGAGTGATTATCATGGCGGCCCTACAAAGGGCATTAAGGGGATAGCTTATACCAATTTTGCGCTTCTTGCGCTAACCATATCAGGCGAATTGCTTTTTGAGAACGGGTATGATTTGTGGGGTAGTGAGGCCGGGAAAAGGCTCTCTGTGGCGTATAACAAAGTTGCAACATGGATTTTAAACCCTGAAACTTTCCCTTATTTCCAGCCTAACCTTATCGGAGTGCATAACAACGCCTATTTCATTATTTTAGCCAAGCATTATTCTAGCCCTAGTGCGGATGAGCTTTTAAAGCAAGGCGATCTACACGAAGATGGTTTCAGGCTTAAACTCCGATCGCTGTGA